The following are encoded together in the Lactuca sativa cultivar Salinas chromosome 1, Lsat_Salinas_v11, whole genome shotgun sequence genome:
- the LOC111913562 gene encoding uncharacterized protein LOC111913562 translates to MALVTHQVQGVYAPSRPSWKRGTKLSQNSKAFCTFQKIDITVYLNSVGPPFIHGSKRKSLRVSSFEGSDQGDEYIDRVRGSKWAKSPYISSNGGLTSLPTSSPSQDLTFEGHSWNERVETDHELMKCGILKRVWCNFLSLDAKIKIPMIIFIPLFLTVNIKYGVHVAKELIPLWIGGPLLLVLYIKMVHVIYSLYVFSFKQSVKLVNNFGHGRIHLWQQFVYFRNLDYKDESKRMWKEFQEWLGDMCMEFVESMWSYRRTVGFLKMTKII, encoded by the exons GGTGTCTATGCTCCATCAAGGCCTTCTTGGAAGAGAGGGACCAAATTGAGCCAAAATTCAAAGGCATTTTGCACATTTCAGAAGATAGATATCACCGTATATCTTAACAGTGTGGGCCCGCCTTTTATCCATGGATCAAAGCGGAAATCTCTAAGAGTATCATCTTTTGAAGGTAGTGATCAAGGTGATGAATACATAGACAGAGTGAGAGGGTCAAAATGGGCAAAAAGTCCATACATCTCCTCTAATGGAGGTTTGACATCATTGCCCACATCTTCACCAAGTCAAGATCTTACATTCGAAGGGCATTCCTGGAATGAAAGAGTGGAAACAGACCATGAGCTCATGAAATGTGGGATTTTAAAGAGGGTATGGTGCAACTTTTTGAGTTTGGATGCAAAAATAAAGATCCCCATGATTATATT CATACCCCTGTTCCTTACAGTGAACATAAAGTATGGTGTTCATGTTGCAAAGGAGTTGATCCCTTTGTGGATTGGTGGACCTTTACTCCTTGTTCTTTACATCAAGATGGTCCATGTGATATACTCGCTCTATGTTTTCAGCTTCAAGCAATCAGTCAAATTAGTAAACAACTTTGGTCATGGAAGAATTCATTTATGGCAACAATTTGTGTACTTTAGGAACTTAGACTACAAAGATGAGTCAAAAAGAATGTGGAAAGAGTTTCAGGAATGGCTTGGGGATATGTGTATGGAGTTTGTTGAATCAATGTGGTCTTATCGCAGAACTGTTGGGTTTTTGAAGATGACCAAGATCATATAG